Proteins found in one Melospiza melodia melodia isolate bMelMel2 unplaced genomic scaffold, bMelMel2.pri scaffold_138, whole genome shotgun sequence genomic segment:
- the LOC134433097 gene encoding galactose-3-O-sulfotransferase 4-like has product MKPPPGCRRLSPLGAALGAFITLSFTLGLLGGPFRHRAAPSPPCRPRSHLVFLKTHKTGGSSVLNLLARFGEARRLRFALPRRYQFGYPAAFRAERVRGFGPGAGKFDIICHHMRFNLSEVQRVMPNDSFYFSIVRDPALAAESAFSYFRAAAPAFRSAPSLAAFLAAPWRYFRAGLRGNHYARNLQWFDFGLPEPAHPAQVPALLAELGRVFPLVLLAERFDESLVLLRHRLCWPRDAVDLFPHNSRGSSARNLSAEQLRRLRAWNSLDWALYSHFNRSFWREAERFGLERLRSEAAELRRRRGALAGRCLRGGGPVPAAEIAERGLRPFQPPGAGAILGFALRPGLRGEERELCRRLAMPELPYKDLLDSIQFGDKTNSSG; this is encoded by the exons ATGAAGCCCCCCCCCGGCTGCCGCCGCCTCTCCCCCCTCGGGGCCGCCCTGGGCGCCTTCATCACCCTCAGCTtcaccctggggctgctgggggggcccTTCCGCCACAG GGCGGCGCCGTCCCCGCCGTGCCGGCCCCGTTCCCACCTGGTGTTCCTGAAGACGCACAAGACGGGCGGCAGCAGCGTGCTGAACCTGCTGGCGCGGTTCGGCGAGGCCCGGCGCCTGCGCTTCGCGCTCCCGCGGCGCTACCAGTTCGGCTACCCCGCGGCCTTCCGCGCCGAGCGCGTGCGCGGCTTCGGGCCCGGCGCCGGGAAATTCGACATCATCTGCCACCACATGCGCTTCAACCTCAGCGAG GTGCAGCGCGTGATGCCCAACGACTCGTTCTACTTCTCCATCGTGCGGGACCCCGCGCTGGCGGCCGAGTCGGCCTTCTCGTACTTCCGCGCGGCGGCGCCGGCGTTCCGCAGCGCGCCGTCCCTGGCCGCGTTCCTGGCGGCGCCCTGGCGCTACTTCCGCGCGGGGCTGCGCGGCAACCACTACGCGCGGAACCTGCAGTGGTTCGACTTCGGCCTGCCCGAGCCGGCGCACCCGGCGCAGGTCCCGGCCCTGCTGGCGGAGCTGGGCCGCGTTTTCCCGCTGGTGCTGCTGGCCGAGCGCTTCGACGAGTCGCTGGTGCTGCTGCGGCACCGCCTGTGCTGGCCGCGGGACGCCGTGGATCTGTTCCCTCACAACTCGCGCGGCTCCTCCGCCCGGAACCTCTCGGCCGAGCAGCTGCGGCGGCTGCGGGCGTGGAACTCGCTGGATTGGGCGCTTTACTCGCACTTCAACCGCAGCTTCTGGCGGGAGGCCGAGCGCTTCGGGCTGGAGCGGCTGCGGAGCGAggcggccgagctgcggcggcgccgcggggccctggccgggcgctgcctgcggggCGGGGGCCCCGTGCCCGCCGCGGAGATCGCGGAGCGCGGCCTGCGCCCCTTCCAGCCGCCCGGCGCCGGCGCCATCCTGGGCTTCGCGCTGCGCCCGGGGCTGCGCGGCGAGGAGCGGGAGCTGTGCCGGCGCCTGGCCATGCCCGAGCTGCCCTACAAGGACCTGCTCGACAGCATCCAGTTCGGGGACAAAACCAACAGTTCTGGGTAA